Proteins encoded in a region of the Gammaproteobacteria bacterium genome:
- a CDS encoding OmpH family outer membrane protein has product MLGDRGVTISAKQQRWFWVLAFALWAPAVLAEAKIGYVNAARLLEDTPQAEAVSKKLKQEFAAREDELVAEQKKLQRLEERLSRDGPIMSEIERRRLERDLLSRKRDLRRARDDFREDVNIRRNEEIANLLEVVQDAIEAVGREQQFDLIVYEGIAYASPRIDLTELILERLRKSSVKSR; this is encoded by the coding sequence ATTTTAGGGGACAGAGGTGTGACGATATCGGCAAAACAGCAACGCTGGTTCTGGGTTCTGGCCTTCGCCCTGTGGGCGCCCGCCGTCCTGGCCGAGGCGAAAATCGGCTATGTCAACGCGGCGCGGCTGTTGGAAGACACGCCCCAGGCCGAGGCCGTGTCGAAGAAATTAAAACAGGAGTTCGCGGCGCGGGAAGACGAACTGGTGGCCGAGCAAAAAAAATTACAGCGCCTGGAAGAGCGTCTGTCCCGGGACGGCCCCATCATGAGCGAGATAGAACGCCGCCGGCTGGAGCGTGATCTGTTGTCCCGCAAGCGGGATCTGCGGCGGGCCCGGGACGACTTTCGTGAAGACGTGAACATCCGCCGCAACGAAGAAATCGCGAATTTGCTGGAAGTGGTGCAGGATGCTATCGAGGCGGTGGGTCGCGAGCAGCAGTTCGATTTGATCGTCTATGAAGGCATTGCTTATGCCAGTCCGCGCATTGACCTGACGGAACTCATTTTGGAGCGCTTGCGCAAGTCTTCCGTCAAGTCCCGCTGA